The following nucleotide sequence is from Zea mays cultivar B73 chromosome 1, Zm-B73-REFERENCE-NAM-5.0, whole genome shotgun sequence.
gttagtcttagcaattaagcatgtgtcgagttcagctctatcaaaatctactaggtatagctgaccctctagcacacccttaaatgctattgaatcatcacttcttctaaagacagtgacacctacatcagtaaagagacagttgtagcccattttgcataattgtgatacggaaagcaaattgtaatctaatgaatctacaagaaaaacattggaaatagaatggtcaggagatatagctattttaccaagacctttgaccaaaccttgatttccatccccgaatgtgatagctcgttggggatcttggtttttctcataggaggagaacattttcttctcccctgtcatgtggtttgtgcacccgctgtcgatgatccaacttgagcccccggatgcataaacctacaaaacaagtttagttcttgactttaggtacccaaacggttttgggtcctttggcattagaaacaagaactttgggaacccaaacacaagttttggagctcttgtgtttgcccccaacatacttggcaacgaccttgccggatttgttagtcaaaacatatgatgcatcaaaggttttaaatgaaagctatgttcatttgatgcactaagagttttcttcttaggcaacttagcacgggttggtttcctagagctagatgtctcacccttatacatgaaagcatgattagggccagagtgagacttcctagaatgaattctcctaattttgtcctcgggatagccggtagggtataaaatgtaaccctcgttatcctgagtcatgggagccttgcccttaacaaaatttgacaatcttttaggaggggcattaagcttgacattgtctcccctttggaagccaatgccatccttgatgccagggcgtctcccattatagagcatacttctagcaaatttaaatttttcattctctaagttatgctcggcaattttagcatctaattttgctatatgatcattttgttgtttaattaaagacatgtgatcatgaatagcattaatatcaacatctctacatctagtacaaatagatacatgctcaacgatagatgtagagggtttgcaagattttaattctacaaccttagcatgtaacatgtcattcttagttctaaggtcggaaatagtagcattgcaaacatcaaaatctttagccttagcaagcaatttctcattttcaactttaaggctagcaagagaaatgttcaattcatcaatcctagcaagcaaatcaacattatcatctctaggattggaagttgaaacaatacaaacatgagaatcaaccttagcacttaaattagcattttcatttctaaggttgtctattgtctcatggcaagtgcttagctcactagatagtttttcacatttttctacttctagagcataagcattttaaccttaacatgtttcttattttctttaataaggaagtcctcttgagaatccaaaaggtcatccttttcatgaatagcactaattaattcatttaattttttcttttgttccatgttaagattggcaaaacgagtacgcaagttatcttcctcatcactagcattatcatcactagaggactcatatctagtggaggatttagatttaaccttcttctttttgccgtcctttgccatgaggcacttgtggccgacgttagggaagaggagtcccttcgtgacggcgatgttggcggcgtcctcgtcgtcggaggagtcgctagagctttcatcggagtcccactcccgacaaacatgggcatcgccgcccttcttcttgtagtgcctcttcttttctctcctcttacccttcttgtcgttatccctgtcactatcacttgataatggacatttagcaataaagtgaccgggcttaccacacttgtagcaaaccttcttggaacgggatttgtaatccttccccttccgttgcttgaggatttggcgaaagattttgatgattaaagccatttcctcgttgtcgagctttgaagcgtcgataggttgtctacttggtgtagactcctccttcttttcctccgtcgccttgaatgcgacgggttgagcttcggatgtggagggatcatcaagctcgttgatcttcctcgagccttcaatcatgcactcaaaacttacaaaattcccgattacttcctcgggggtcattagtgtatatcttgggttgccacgaattaattgtacttgagtggggttaagaaaaataagagatcttagaataaccttaaccatttcgtggtcatcccatttcttgctcccgaggttgcgcacttgattcaccaaggtcttgagccggttgtacatgttttgtggctcctcccctttgcgaagccggaaccgaccgagctccccctcgatcgtctcccgcttggtgatctttgtgagctcatctccttcgtgcgcggttttgagcacatcccaaacctccttggcgctattCAAccattgcactttgttatactcctctctacttagagaggcgaggagtattgttgttgcttgagagttgaagtgctcgatttggaccacctcatcctcatcatagacttcatcccctacggatggtacctgtgcaccaaactcaacaacatcccatatacttttgtggagtgaggttagatgaaatcgcattaaatcactccacctagcataatcttcaccatcaaatgttggtggtttgcctaatgggacggaaagtaaaggtgtatgtttagaaatgcgagggtagcgtaggggaatcttactatacttcttgcgctcttggcgcttagaagtgacggacgccgcgtcggagccggaggtggatgttgatgaagagtcggtctcgtagtagaccactttcctcatcttctttttcttgtccccactccgacgaggcttgtgagaagaggatttttccttcttctctttgtgtgaagaagatttcttctccttccctttggaggagtccttcttcttctccttctctttggaggagtctttcttctccttcctcttggtacgggactctcccgatgaagtgcttccgtggcttgtagtgggcttttcgccggtctccatctccttcttggcgtgatctcccgacattacttcgagcggttaggctctaatgaagcaccgggttctgataccaattgatagtcgcctagaggggggtgaatagggcgaaactgaaatttacaaatataaacacaactacaagccgagttagcattagaaataaaacgagtccgcgagagaggtgtacaacaaatcgtaagcgagtaaagcggtgagacacaaggatttattttaccgaggttcggttcttgcaaacctactccccgttgaggaggccacaaaggccgggtctttttcaaccctttccctctctcaaacggtccctcggaccgagtgagcttctcttctcaaatcacttgggaatcaaacttcccgcaaggaccaccacacacttggtgtctcttgcctcaattacaagtgaatgtttgatcacaagaaagaatgcgaaagaaaagaagcgatccaagcgcaagagctcaaataaacacaacaaatcactctctctagtcactaaggctttgtgtggagttgggagaggatttgatctcttttggtgtgctttgcaatgaatgctagctcttgtatagtggttagaagttggaaaacttggatgcaatgaatggtggggtggttgggctatttatagccccaaccaccaaacatgaccgttggtggaggctgtctgcgtatggtgcaccggacagtccggtgtacaccggacatgtccggtgcgccagccacgtcaccaatgccgttggattccgaccgttggagcttctgtcttctgggcccgcctggatgtccggtgcacaccggacatgtactgtttaatgttcggtgcgccagtatgggcgtgcctgacttctgcgcgcttctggcgcgcattgaatgcgcctgcaggtgaccgttggcgcgaagtagccgttgctctgctggttcaccggactgtccggtgaattatagcggagcagccgctgcgttttcccgaggctggcgagttccggaggccgctcttccttggagcaccggacactgtccggtgtacaccggacagttcggtgaattatagctgagtgcctctggaaattcccgaaggtggcaagtttgagttggagtcctctggtgcaccggacactgtctggtggtgcaccggacagtccggtgccccagaccagaggtgccttcggtagtccttttgctcctttgttgaatccaatatttgatctttttattggctaagtgtgaaccttttacacctgtataacttatacactagagcaaactagttagtccaattatttgtgttgggcaattcaaccaccaaaattatttaggaactaggtgtaagcctaattccctttcactcctaatctcagctggtaaccccatcagcacaaagctgcaatggcctgatgggcgcgattccggtcaaggctccgtccacacaagggacatgatctcgtctcacccgagcccaacctcgggcaggaacagtagatcaAGGCAGATTCACGTCTCGCCTGTGGGTCTCATCaaacaacggacgcaccttcgactcgcccgaggcccagctcgggcaggcttcgtggagaagcaaccttggccagatcgccacgccaaccgaccgtatcgcaggagcattcaatgcaaggatcgcctgacaccttatcctgacgcacgctcctcagtcgacaagaccgcagtgaccgcagtcacttcgccgctccactgactgacctgacaggaaaacagcgctgcctgccatgctccgactgctgtgccactcgccagagtgaggccgacagcagctaagtccagcctcgggcgccataggaagctccgcctcgcccgaccccagggctcggcccccgtctcgacctcggacgacggactccgcctcgcccgaccccagggctcggactcaacctcaacgccggaagacggtctccgcctcgcccgaccccagggctcggactcaacctcgacgccggaagatggtctccgcctcgcccgaccccagggctcggactcaacctcgacgccggaagacggtctccgcctcgcccgaccctagggctcggacttaacctcgacctcggacgacggtctccacctcgcccgaccccagggctcggactcaacctcgaccttggacgacggtctccgcctcgcccgaccccagggctcggactcaacctcgactccggaagacggtctccgcctcgcccgacctcagggctcggactcagcctcgacctcggaggagtcaccacctcgcccgacttcgggctcggaccgaccacgtcacaggggggccatcattaccctactcctagctagctcaggctatggggaacaaaaccggtgtcccatctggctcgccccggtaaaacaagtaatgatggcaccccgcgtgctctatgacgacggcggttctcagccccttatggaagcaaggagacgtcagcaaggatccgacagccccgacagttgtgcttccacagggctcaagcgctcctccgacggccacgacatcacatgaacagggcagcaacacctctccgacagccacaacgacatgtacatagggctctggctcccctttgctagacacgttagcacattgctacacccccattgtacacctgggccctctccttgcatctataaaaggaaggtctagggctctcgtacgagaaggtggccgcgcgggagaacgggctgacggacagtctctctctctccctcgcgaacgcttgtaaccccctactgcaagcgcatccgccctgggcgcaggacaacacgaggccgcagtttccccttactgtttttccccccttgtgttccgtctcgcgccgacccatctgggctggaacacgcagcgacaatttactcgtcggtttagggaccccccggggtcgaaacgccgacactatctaACTCGTCAAACTATCTGACTCTCTAAATTGACTCCCTCACTTgccaaatttggctagccacCTGATTAGCCAAACTAGATAGATGTTAGTGTGGAGATAGTATAAATAGAGTGTAATCTTTATAAAAATTTAAATATAAAGTCAAATATAGAGCTGAAAAATGAAGAATCTCTCATAGAAGCTCTAAAACATGCAATCTGTCGTCAAACGCAATCCGCAAACAACCGTGGTACGAAACGACGAGATCTGCTGACTCAAAGTATGGTTAAGATCGAGTGAGCAGAGAGCGCTGTTCTAGGGGATAGCCCGGCCTAGAGTGTTGCCTACTTGTCCAGGGGGCGCATATAGCGGTTTTACCGTGATCAGACCATTCCCGATAAAATTTATATATCTTTCAACAAAACACTGTTAAATTTAAAAAAATACAAGACCCTATAATAATATCATATAATGAGGTTGACCTAGTGTCCTAAAATGCTAGATTCGATCGAGAGGACGCAACTGTTGAATTAATATGGGTGTGagccaaattaatattcaataatagtaatTGCTAAAGGCTTTCTTTAATGCTACAGTGTAATAATATTTTAGTATTATACAGGAAGTTTAAGAGAcaattcaatcaacttaaataggtggatttttgatgcatctattgagaagctgaGAAACGGATGAAttactgccacacgcgcgcgccacCTGTGTGACCGTGGTAGATCGAAACTTGGTCCGAATATTCATTCCTAATGGTTGCACATTTTGTTTGGAGTGATGACCGTCTATTACTGTCGTCCGTTATTGGTCGTTTCCttgttatggctagtaacggacgagTTGTAATGACTGTCAATTAATAACATATGTCAATGATGACGTCAGTTTCTGGCTGACTGTAACGGTAGGTCTGATGGCGACCGTTACTGTCCGCTAATCTCATACGCGTTGCACACAACCATTCCCGTCCCACCTTTTGCGAGCCCAGAGagtgtgggagagcaggcctccaaaCAAAGCGACATGTGCAGGCGAtccggtttttggggagcgtactcgcgactgctcgcttCATCTGCTAGACCACCGCTGATCATGTTTCTCATCGCCGACGctgttcgagggactgcactgcgtacatctgcctgcatcgactgcgtacgactacatcgaacatacacatgagatgtctcgtgtgaatggagtcaCTGATTGTCTCGTGTGAATAGAGTCACTAATCTTTTGAGCATCGATCCCTCCGCAGGGCACATTATGTTCCTGATAATTGTGCATGTTGTactgttgtttactgcttatATGAGTAGTAATACACACATACATTTAACCTATGCTCAAGATATCGTCACACACGTTACTGtaattttctggattaaattaaaactaaaaatatCTATTTCTCTAACATAAAGGAAACAGTTGCCCTAGAAAAAAACTATaataaaactctacaaaaatttaTGACACCAAATAGTTATCATAAGTGTTTCATTTTATATCCATTTTGGGTTATAAAATCTAATACTTCATACTGACCCTACcaaaaaaattaattaaaacctAAAATTGCATGGACTACACGCACGCATTTTGCAGGAAATGCTAGCAGAGCATCACGCCATCATGAGCACAGATTAAATACACACCACATTTAACTATTACTTGCAGTTGCAGCTAAGCGGCTGGTACATGAGCACACATTAACTGGATCCCCCACACAAGCACACTGCTAAGAACTACCCGGACTCGGACCTCAAACACACACACAAGCCCTAACGTGACGAACACACGGCCAGACATGCTGCACACTTGCACAGACAGCGCTACAGCGAAACGAACTCTACACGTACGATATAAATTATTGTTACGTGCCATACCCACGTACCACGCGCAACACACGCATGCATCTACTAGACCAGGCACCTCCCGCAGCCCAGGGCCAGCTCAAGGCGTGACGCCGCCAGCGCCAGCGCCCCCGCCGCCGTAGCCGCCGAAGGGGGTGCCGCCGCCAGCGAAGCCGCCAAACGGgataccgccgccaccgccgccgagGGGCCCGAACCCGCCGACGCCGCCCAGCGGGCCGACGCCTCCGACGCCGCCCCCGACGCCGCCCAGCGGGCCCGTGACGCCGCTGAAGACGCCCCCGCCGTTGTTGCCGAAGCCGCCGCCGTACCCGCCGCCCACGGCCGGGAAGCCCGGGAGGTCGCCCATGCCTCCCACGCCCACGAAGAGGTTCTTCTTGTCCGCCACGCCGGCgccgcccgagccagagtcgtcgtTCTTGGTGCCGGCCGCGGCCGGGAGCGACGCGGTGCTGCCGGTGGACGTCGAGGAGGCGCCCGGCATAGGCACGGTcctggccgccgccgccgtcgccgcggcgtgcagcatcagcgcgacGCAGAGCACTGCGAAGCCGATGCTGCCCCTGATGGCCATTGTATCAGTGATTTTTCTCTGCGCGTTTGCTGCTGTTGCGTTGGGTGTGATGATGAGAGATAGATCAGGCCTGCGCGTTTAAATAGAGGCGGGAGGAGGCTGGCAGGTGGAGAGCGGTGAATGAGAGTATAGTTGGCCAAATGACACTAACACGACGGGCCGGCCCGGACACGGCACTAAAAAGCACGGCActggcacggcacggcacggtCCTTGTAGTGCCAGTGCCGGGCACGGCCCGTACATAGTGTCGTGCCTGGGCCACCACTTGGGCCCATAGGGTCGGCCCAGGCACGACACGGCTAACTGGGCTGGCACGGTGTCGGCACGGCCCACCCGAGCCGCGTGACCGCGACCGCGAGTCGCGTGTAAACCCTAACCCGCCCCAGCCGCGGCCGCGGGCGTCACTCCTCACTCGCTCTCGCTCAAACCCTAACTCGCTCTCGCTCACTGACTCACTCGCTCTCTCTCAGCCGCGGGCGATTCGGCGGCGACCGACGAGCTCTCCTCTCCCTCGTTCCCTCCGCCTCCGCTAAGCGCTCCGGTCTCCATCTCCGCCTCCGGTCTGTGGTCTCCGGCTCTCCGCCTCGGCGCCTCCGCTCGGATCGATCGTCGCTCGTCGGAGATCCTCTCCGGCTCTCCCCCGCTCGGATCTGCGCATTTGTGAACCGGGTAACTCAGATCCATAACCCTCGCTCGGATCTCCtgtcttcttctccccctccggTGTGATCTGTGGAGATCCTGGTGCTCCGGCTTATTAGGGTTTACACGCGCATTTGTGAACCGGCGTGATCTGCGCTTGTGCGGAGATCCCGGTGCTCcgttctccctctcctctctactctctcctgtcttcttctccccctccggCCTCCGGTGTGATCTGCGCTTCTGCGGAGATCCCGGTGCTCCGGCTTACTCCGTTGAGGAACCGGGACTCCGGGGTCCGGTACGGCGGCACTGGCACTGGCACTGGTACTCTCCTCTCTCCTAGCTCCGGTCTCCCTCTcctatcttcttctccccctctggTACTGTCCGGCAGACCGGCACTGGCACACAGATCCggtctccctctccccctccggCCTCCGGTGTGATCTGCGCTTCTGCGGAGATTCATCTCGGTGCTCCGGCTTACTCCGTTGAGGAACCGGGACTCCTCTCTCCTATCTTCTAGCTACGGTGCTCTGGTCTCCCTCTCAGCCTCTCCTCTCTCCTAGCTCatgtctccctctcctctctcctagctcctgtctccctctcctctctcctagCTCCGGTCTCCCTCTCCTTACCGGCCCCTGACACCTAGCTCcggtctccctctcctctctcctagCTCTGGTGCTCCGGATTCAAATCCGTGGAGGAACCGGTTGGCCGGACCGGTCGtcccctcctctctcctagcTCTGGTGCTCCGGCTTACTCCGTTGAGGAACCGGGACTCCGAGTCCGAGGTGGGTCGatggccgtctccgacgatgaaaccTCACAAGTACAGATTATGCTGTTtatcaggttaccactagagctaAGCTTACTGATGTTTATAATAAATATGAAGAGAAATATGGATCTGTTAGATTGAACAGGGTTGTCCCTCCTAACTTGTCTGGTAAGAAACGGTCTGCTTGGGATGAAATTTATGATGATGCTGATGATGTGGGTACTTCTGTTGGTATGCATTCTTTTGCTTCTACTCTAAACATTGCTAGAGATACCTCTGCAACTGCTCTACTGCATGCTGCAAGCTCTTCAGCTTCTACTGCTTCTGAACTCATTTCTTACTTAGATTGTGACACTGTCAACCAGTTAACTGATGATTTCAACATCTTGCACTGGTGGCATCAGCACAAACTCACTTATCCAGTACTGTCAATTATGGCTAAAGATATTTTAACTGTTCCTGTGTCTACCATCTCTTCAGAATCCACTTTTAGTTTAACTGGCAGGATCATCGACGAGCGGAGGAGGAGATTGAAGTCTGATGTGGTTGAGATGTTGACATGCATTAAAGATTGGGAGGATGCTGAAGCAAGGATGCAACACATGGTGGATGACAAAGAGCTTGAAGAAACatttgaaaatctttatcttgattaGTCTCTAGTATCTTACTCTCTTTCTGACCATTTCTGTAATGGGACTGTAATATTATGCACCTGGACAGCTGGACTGGACTTTGTTGTAAGGACAATAAACTTTTTAATGAGCTGGGCTGTACTCTTTTTTCCTGTCTAGGGTTTCTCACAAGGGTGAGTTTTACCTAgacaggtttttaatgaggcagccatTGCACTACAGCTCATAAAATTGTTGTTTGATTAGTCTCTTACTCTCTTTGTGACCATAAAATTGTATCTGTTTGATTGCTAGAAGTTATAATAAAATTATCTGTTATTCACTTATTCTGTTTGAGTGTTTAAATGCTGCTGCTGGTATTTTTATGCATAGTGCCCGTGCTGGCACTAGCACTGGCGTGCCAGCGTGCCTGTtggcacggcacggcacggctaAGCACTGatagtgccgtgcctgggccgaggGCCCAGCACGCTGGCACTAACAGGCACGACACGGATCTTCTACCGTGCCTAGCCGTGTCGTGCCCTGTCGTGCCGTGCCTAGTCGTGCTAGTGTCAGTGTCGTGCCGTGCGGCCCGGTTGGCCATCTATAAATGAGAGTTACTGAATggtattgaaagcatctaggcccctggttggttttagtgattaatgacaacgtaatattatatgtgactaacgtgtgtttttgcagagacaaatggtaagttaggtcgcatgacaggtagaagtactacaacggtgaaaacaatcccggaaataagaactcgaagcgacggctaaaacgacggaacaaaaggtgaaggtctacggagtccgagtgtcaaggagatgtggacactcgcgatttagttaggtcttttattctcttttagccgtactataaagaggggttgtcgatgagtagtttgaccaagagagttctagtgtagtgttggtgcacaatcacactcatatacagtgctaggtgtcactctagaactcacacacaagttagaacgaaaaccgatttgaaaatcagctgaaaaacaagacttagtgtttctggcttaggggcaccggactgtccggtgtgcaccggactgtcctgtgcaccctctgccaggtggggccaggctggtccacggcagagtctcccccttcgcagaaacccaaGAGCGCAGCATtcggagttgaattttagtggtgcaccggacaccgcaccggactgtccggtgtgcaccggacagtggattgttcactgtccggtgcgccatgagtccaacggctctctgtcagaactagccgttggaagtgaccgttggcgcaccggtggcgcaccgttggcgcaccggtggcgcaccggactgtccggtgcgccatcgcgcagtaaattgcctgtaacggctagttggtgggtgagggctatttataccccctccacccaccatattcaatgtcttgcactccacatttattccagcacattggtagagcattgcaagcaccaaaagcctagtgaggagattagagaatcataatccgcgcttgttcctcattagcgctagtgagagccacctagagcacacaccacttgcattaggcttctcttggtcaagtgaaagtctacggcttgttactcttggtgatcggcatcacctagacggcttggtggcgttgggagctcggtgatcaccgtgaagatcttgttggtgacccgactcaagtttgtaagcggtctcgagggatccaccgcgccggagtggcaaaggatcatctcgtagtgagcacttggttcttgcgaggaccaagggggagcgatacccttgcgcgggtgctccaacgaggactagtggagagtgccgactcttcgatacctcgggaaaaaattggaggagtcttctaaactttgctttacattccgcacttaattcaagcattttacattgtgtatttgtttagcaagtattatcttagctttgttacatttctagtattatattcttagtgctagttgttggggtgaagttgggctcttgtttagctcttgcttaggttttaattagtgttgatttttagaaaagcccaattcaccccccctcttgggcatcgtgatcctttcaattggtatcagagccttgttgctcatagattagcttaaccgctagagttacgatgtccggtggggatggacctcctcccgtttttgatggtgacgattttccttattggaaaattcgtatggaagcatacttagaggctatagacattggtgtctataaagccgccacacaagggttccccgaacctagagatcccacaaatcttgtaggtgatgagttcaattatgagaaatggaatgctaaggccaaaaacaccctttttagaggccttgcaaagatgtgttcaatagagtaaggaatcataaaaatgctcatgatttgtggatggacatttgtgctctacatgaaggaactagaagtgaacgtgaggaaagatatcacatagccatgcgaaagttaaattcttttgaaatgcttacaaatgaaaatgcaaatgctatgtactcacgacttaatattcttgtagaggaagtcaatggattggggcttactcaaatctctcaaccggatgttgtgaggaagattctcagtgtcctcccaatagacaaatatggacacattgtcactgtgctacatcaaatggatctttcagttaccacacctacacaaattttgggaaagatcaatgcccatgaaatgtacatgcacatcaacgacaaagaagaatcatcttccaaaagaaaggatttggctctcaaagcaaatcatgaaagaaaaggaaaagcaaaaatacaagttgaggaagaatcctcaagtgatgatgaccttgatgcaaacattgccttgatggtaagaaagaccaccaagatgttgaagaagctaaatagagaaggcatcaaatttgattcaa
It contains:
- the LOC100273333 gene encoding uncharacterized protein LOC100273333 precursor, with product MAIRGSIGFAVLCVALMLHAAATAAAARTVPMPGASSTSTGSTASLPAAAGTKNDDSGSGGAGVADKKNLFVGVGGMGDLPGFPAVGGGYGGGFGNNGGGVFSGVTGPLGGVGGGVGGVGPLGGVGGFGPLGGGGGGIPFGGFAGGGTPFGGYGGGGAGAGGVTP